One Tumebacillus sp. BK434 genomic window carries:
- a CDS encoding anhydro-N-acetylmuramic acid kinase codes for MTAFENLICVGLMSGTSVDGIDVAVVEIAGAPPELAVQVVHFETVPFADEVRKRIFRLFDPEQATVPELSTMNVLLGHVFADATLLALRRAGIAPQDVTLIASHGQTIYHSPVPVPVAGYEITSTLQIGEASVIAEKTGITTISDFRVADMAAGGQGAPLVPFVDKLLFTSPDRGRIAANIGGIANLTLLPAGGATGPLGFDTGPGNMIIDGLVQKITGGAERYDRDGRLAGRGSVDEAFLAKQLAVPYFAARPPKSTGRELFGAQCVEAWWQEGQEAGLRPEDLVRTATEYTARTFADAVKAFVLPEHEVAELFVGGGGAYNPVLMDSIRAQLPGLKVQQQEATGIPGDAKEAVCFAVLGYECYHHRPNNLPSATGATRPVVLGKVVWGEEARS; via the coding sequence ATGACCGCATTTGAGAATCTGATCTGTGTCGGTCTGATGTCCGGCACCTCGGTGGACGGCATTGACGTCGCGGTTGTGGAGATCGCAGGCGCGCCTCCGGAGCTGGCGGTACAGGTGGTGCATTTTGAAACGGTGCCTTTTGCGGATGAAGTGCGCAAGCGCATCTTCCGGCTGTTCGATCCTGAGCAGGCGACGGTGCCGGAACTCAGCACGATGAACGTTTTGCTCGGCCATGTGTTTGCCGATGCGACGCTGCTCGCCCTGCGCCGCGCTGGGATCGCGCCGCAAGATGTCACGCTGATCGCTTCGCATGGGCAGACGATCTACCACAGCCCGGTGCCGGTGCCTGTCGCCGGGTATGAGATCACCTCGACCCTGCAGATCGGCGAAGCGTCGGTGATCGCCGAAAAGACGGGGATCACGACGATCTCCGACTTCCGCGTCGCCGATATGGCGGCTGGCGGACAAGGGGCGCCTTTGGTGCCGTTTGTCGACAAATTGCTGTTCACCTCGCCCGACCGCGGGCGGATCGCTGCCAACATCGGCGGTATCGCCAACCTGACCTTGCTGCCCGCTGGCGGCGCGACCGGTCCGCTCGGCTTTGACACCGGCCCCGGCAACATGATCATCGACGGACTGGTGCAGAAGATCACCGGCGGTGCGGAGCGCTATGACCGCGACGGCCGGCTGGCCGGGAGGGGCAGCGTCGACGAAGCGTTTCTCGCCAAACAGCTGGCAGTGCCGTATTTTGCAGCCCGGCCGCCAAAATCGACGGGGCGCGAGCTGTTTGGCGCGCAATGCGTCGAAGCGTGGTGGCAGGAGGGGCAGGAAGCCGGACTGAGGCCGGAGGATCTGGTGCGGACGGCGACCGAATATACCGCCCGGACGTTCGCCGACGCCGTGAAAGCGTTCGTGCTGCCCGAGCATGAGGTGGCGGAACTGTTTGTCGGTGGCGGTGGCGCCTACAACCCGGTATTGATGGACAGCATTCGGGCGCAGCTGCCCGGGCTGAAGGTACAACAGCAGGAAGCGACCGGGATACCGGGCGACGCAAAAGAAGCGGTCTGTTTTGCAGTCTTGGGATATGAGTGTTATCACCATCGGCCGAACAATCTCCCCTCGGCGACCGGGGCAACGCGCCCGGTCGTGCTGGGCAAGGTCGTATGGGGGGAGGAGGCACGTTCATGA
- the nagZ gene encoding beta-N-acetylhexosaminidase translates to MAAKERTLRQKIGQTMMFGFHGTDPTPEITTLIRDHHVGGVILFARNIAEPKEVLRLTVALQKIAYEAGHELPLLISIDQENGIVRRLGAGTTLLPGNMALGAAGDTSLVKATAEATGRELKALGINYNLAPVLDVNNNPHNPVIGVRSYGEDPQFVAACAAAAIHGFQEAGVATCGKHFPGHGDTSKDSHLTLPMIPHRRERLEQVELVPFVKAIAEGVDSMMIAHVCFPEIEPDRSLPATLSRRVVTDLLRDELGFEGVITTDCMEMKAIADSPGTVEGTYRAFQAGIDLLFISHTCEWQLGAIERLAAGLEAGDTPLERLEEAYGRIRKLKQKYLSWDEITPYFAQQDPEPDALVGGAEHERLARVTLTKNEAGLLPLTVSTDQTIAVVCLTNTMTSLVEDERYLINPLQRAVEAAHGNTRCLEVNNPPTASDIEQVLGQLTGCAAVIIGTMNAHLAPGQAELVNRLNGSGLPLVVISMRTPYDLAVFPEVATHIAAYEFTPAALEIAVEAVFGKRELQGRLPVTIPGAAARGHRAHSRGEGR, encoded by the coding sequence GTGGCTGCAAAAGAACGAACGCTGCGCCAGAAGATCGGGCAGACGATGATGTTCGGGTTTCACGGTACAGACCCGACGCCGGAGATCACCACGCTGATCCGCGACCATCATGTCGGAGGGGTCATCTTGTTCGCCCGCAACATCGCGGAGCCGAAAGAGGTGCTCCGCCTGACGGTCGCGTTGCAAAAGATCGCCTATGAGGCCGGTCATGAACTGCCGCTCCTGATCTCGATCGACCAGGAGAACGGCATCGTGCGCCGACTCGGCGCCGGCACGACGCTGCTGCCGGGCAACATGGCGCTCGGCGCTGCCGGGGACACCAGCCTCGTCAAGGCGACGGCAGAAGCGACCGGGCGCGAATTGAAGGCGCTCGGGATCAATTACAACCTGGCGCCGGTGCTCGATGTGAACAACAATCCGCACAACCCGGTGATCGGGGTGCGCTCGTACGGGGAAGACCCGCAGTTTGTCGCCGCATGCGCCGCGGCGGCGATCCACGGCTTTCAGGAGGCTGGCGTGGCCACCTGCGGCAAGCACTTCCCGGGGCACGGGGACACCAGCAAGGACTCGCATCTGACCTTGCCGATGATTCCGCATCGCCGTGAACGCTTGGAACAGGTGGAGCTGGTGCCTTTTGTGAAAGCGATTGCAGAAGGCGTCGATTCGATGATGATCGCGCATGTCTGCTTCCCGGAGATCGAGCCAGATCGGTCGCTTCCGGCGACATTGTCCCGCCGCGTCGTTACCGATCTGCTGCGCGATGAGCTCGGATTCGAAGGCGTGATCACCACCGACTGCATGGAGATGAAGGCGATCGCCGACAGCCCGGGCACGGTGGAAGGCACGTACCGCGCCTTTCAAGCGGGCATCGACCTGTTGTTCATCTCGCACACCTGCGAGTGGCAGCTCGGCGCGATCGAACGGCTGGCAGCCGGGCTCGAAGCGGGCGACACGCCGCTGGAACGCCTTGAAGAAGCGTACGGTCGCATTCGCAAGCTGAAGCAGAAGTACTTGAGCTGGGACGAGATCACACCGTATTTTGCTCAGCAAGACCCAGAGCCGGACGCGCTCGTCGGGGGAGCGGAGCATGAACGCCTGGCCCGTGTGACGCTGACGAAAAACGAGGCGGGGCTGCTCCCGCTCACTGTCAGCACCGACCAGACGATCGCGGTGGTCTGTTTGACGAACACGATGACCTCGCTGGTGGAAGACGAGCGCTATCTGATCAACCCGCTGCAACGGGCGGTAGAAGCGGCGCATGGGAACACGCGCTGCCTGGAAGTGAACAATCCGCCGACCGCAAGCGACATCGAACAGGTGCTGGGCCAACTGACAGGCTGTGCGGCGGTGATCATCGGGACGATGAACGCGCACCTGGCGCCGGGGCAGGCCGAGCTGGTCAACCGCTTGAACGGATCGGGCCTCCCGCTGGTCGTGATCTCGATGCGCACGCCGTATGATCTGGCGGTGTTCCCGGAGGTGGCGACGCACATCGCGGCGTACGAATTTACGCCGGCCGCCTTGGAGATCGCCGTCGAAGCAGTCTTTGGCAAGCGCGAACTGCAAGGACGGCTGCCGGTGACCATCCCGGGCGCGGCCGCCCGCGGGCATCGAGCACACAGCCGGGGGGAAGGGCGATGA
- a CDS encoding sugar ABC transporter substrate-binding protein, with amino-acid sequence MKTFKTVAVVTAVSLLGTALVGCSSEEKKEETANWTGKITIWDGPRWKDDKENKYHWLEKVAADFEKSHQGVDVEIVQVPWAELNDKLGVSLAGKKLPDIAPVDISGNGVNPMFIKQKAVEPLDAYFTAEEKKDFYPNALEAYTTDGKMYGVPAAMTVHSLLLNLDIFRERNVEPPKDGLWTWDEFTEKMKKLTYDKNGDGTTDVYGFSTYIKNGYYEAWPFLYMNGGRPLSDDASKFTFDAPEALSAMKDLADLKTSAKVAPKEMGSGDVGGTWKAFANGKTVAVEPWATWAISAAQGAKMNFMVASYPSKDGKPVTIGGVGGWTMFHQEEEGKKKVLADLLKELTSTENQVLSAKSYGTFPSRLSAMEQDPFAENVQMQQAQKLTEYAVMVPRHENWKKIDEAIQQQLQLVLNGEKTPEAAMKEAKSKVDGLLK; translated from the coding sequence ATGAAAACGTTCAAGACTGTGGCGGTCGTCACAGCCGTCTCTTTGCTGGGTACCGCACTGGTCGGCTGCAGCAGCGAAGAGAAAAAAGAAGAAACGGCCAACTGGACCGGCAAGATCACGATCTGGGACGGTCCGCGCTGGAAGGATGACAAAGAAAACAAATATCACTGGCTGGAAAAGGTGGCGGCCGACTTCGAAAAGAGCCACCAAGGCGTAGACGTGGAGATCGTGCAGGTTCCGTGGGCGGAGCTGAACGACAAGCTCGGCGTATCTCTCGCCGGCAAAAAACTGCCGGACATCGCACCGGTCGACATCTCCGGCAACGGCGTTAACCCGATGTTCATCAAGCAAAAAGCGGTCGAGCCGCTCGATGCCTACTTCACGGCGGAAGAGAAGAAAGACTTCTACCCGAACGCATTGGAAGCGTACACCACAGACGGCAAGATGTACGGCGTGCCGGCGGCGATGACGGTGCACTCTCTGCTGCTCAACCTCGACATCTTCAGAGAGCGCAACGTCGAGCCGCCGAAAGACGGCCTTTGGACGTGGGATGAGTTCACCGAGAAGATGAAGAAGCTGACCTACGACAAAAACGGAGACGGCACCACCGACGTCTACGGCTTCTCGACCTACATCAAAAACGGCTACTACGAAGCTTGGCCGTTCTTGTACATGAACGGTGGCCGTCCGCTCAGCGACGACGCTTCGAAGTTCACGTTCGACGCTCCGGAAGCGCTGTCGGCGATGAAAGATCTGGCCGACTTGAAGACGTCCGCGAAAGTCGCTCCGAAAGAGATGGGCTCCGGCGATGTCGGCGGCACCTGGAAAGCGTTTGCGAACGGCAAAACGGTTGCTGTTGAGCCATGGGCGACCTGGGCGATCTCCGCTGCGCAAGGCGCGAAGATGAACTTCATGGTCGCTTCCTACCCGAGCAAGGATGGCAAGCCGGTCACCATCGGCGGCGTGGGCGGCTGGACGATGTTCCATCAGGAAGAAGAAGGCAAGAAGAAAGTGCTGGCCGACCTGTTGAAAGAGCTGACCTCCACCGAGAACCAAGTGCTGTCCGCGAAAAGCTACGGCACCTTCCCCTCCCGCTTGTCGGCGATGGAGCAAGACCCGTTTGCAGAGAACGTACAAATGCAGCAAGCACAAAAGCTGACCGAGTACGCTGTGATGGTTCCGCGCCACGAGAACTGGAAGAAGATCGACGAAGCGATCCAGCAGCAGCTGCAACTCGTGCTCAACGGCGAGAAAACGCCTGAGGCAGCGATGAAAGAAGCAAAATCCAAAGTTGACGGGCTGCTGAAGTAA
- a CDS encoding DUF1343 domain-containing protein — protein MIRIGIEGFFEEYLDQFRGSKVGLLSHLPAVDSQFVTSIDLVATHPDLQLKALFTPEHGLYGVAQAGEQIVDEIHPRYKVPIFSLYGTREKPTAKMLNGLDLLLIDFQDVGARFYTYISALGYMLEAAAEAGLPVFVLDRPNPVGGRLVEGPVLTPEHVSYVGRYPIPIRYGMTIGELSLWIAKQAQLSVCLIIVPMVGWQRSLWFDQTGRDWVPTSPNMPSLSTAIVYPGMTLFEGTNVTEGRGTTRPFEYFGAPWIEPSVLIGRFHEKGLPGVRLREVSFVPTFSKYKDEVCRGAQVHVTDREQFRPVRTAVHLLEVIKELYPDDLRWTDPVRGRHFIDLLCGTSELRAAIDSGQDITSLYEKWEGEAEAFRSASSSNFLYS, from the coding sequence ATGATACGCATCGGGATCGAAGGATTTTTTGAAGAATATCTGGATCAGTTTCGAGGGTCCAAGGTCGGCTTGCTCAGCCACCTGCCCGCCGTCGACAGCCAGTTTGTCACGTCGATCGACCTCGTGGCGACACATCCCGACCTGCAGCTGAAAGCGCTGTTCACGCCGGAGCACGGCTTGTACGGCGTGGCGCAGGCGGGGGAGCAGATCGTCGATGAGATTCACCCGCGCTACAAAGTGCCGATCTTCTCGCTGTACGGCACGCGGGAGAAGCCGACCGCGAAGATGCTGAACGGACTCGACCTGCTCCTGATCGACTTTCAAGATGTCGGAGCGCGCTTCTATACTTACATATCTGCGCTCGGCTACATGCTGGAAGCGGCAGCAGAAGCCGGCTTGCCGGTGTTTGTGCTTGACCGGCCGAATCCGGTCGGGGGCCGCCTGGTCGAAGGGCCGGTCCTGACCCCGGAGCATGTCTCCTATGTCGGACGCTACCCGATCCCGATCCGCTACGGCATGACGATCGGCGAGTTGTCGCTGTGGATCGCCAAGCAGGCGCAGCTTTCCGTCTGTCTGATCATCGTGCCAATGGTGGGCTGGCAGCGTTCGCTATGGTTCGATCAGACCGGGCGGGACTGGGTACCGACCTCGCCGAACATGCCGTCATTGTCGACGGCGATCGTCTATCCGGGCATGACGCTTTTCGAAGGCACCAACGTCACCGAAGGGCGGGGCACGACGCGGCCGTTTGAGTATTTCGGCGCGCCGTGGATCGAGCCGTCCGTGCTGATCGGCCGCTTCCACGAGAAGGGGCTGCCGGGGGTGCGCCTGCGCGAAGTTTCGTTCGTGCCGACGTTCTCCAAGTACAAAGACGAAGTGTGCCGCGGGGCTCAGGTGCACGTCACCGACCGCGAGCAATTCCGGCCGGTGCGCACGGCGGTGCATCTGCTGGAAGTGATCAAAGAGCTCTACCCGGACGATCTTCGTTGGACCGACCCTGTGCGCGGCCGCCATTTTATCGACCTGTTGTGCGGCACTTCCGAACTGCGTGCGGCGATCGACAGCGGACAGGACATCACCTCGCTGTATGAAAAATGGGAAGGAGAGGCGGAAGCGTTCCGTTCCGCCAGTTCTTCCAACTTTTTATATTCATAA
- a CDS encoding sugar ABC transporter permease, with amino-acid sequence MKASNGLLKEMWKQRAAYLFLLPKLILFVLFILIPVFWAFLIAFQEYGYSGSEWVGFKNFMTTFTSSTFHVALLNTLKYTVFTVPVTIFLALGLATLIYPLGKWSQSFFRGAFYLPTVTSMVIIAMVWRWVYNYRFGLFNYFLDFLGIPPQDWLNQSDTALWALIIMSVLIPPGVGVIMYLAAMGSIPETLYESAKIDGANAFQRWWRITVPLLKPTTLYLMMLSLIGSFQVFIQVILMTGGGPGDATETIVHLIYKTAFRDLEFGLASAQAVVLFIITLIFGVVQYRIMYRKGEE; translated from the coding sequence GTGAAGGCCTCCAATGGGCTGCTGAAAGAGATGTGGAAACAGCGGGCCGCCTACCTGTTTTTACTGCCAAAGTTAATTCTGTTCGTTCTGTTTATCCTGATCCCCGTGTTCTGGGCTTTTCTCATCGCCTTTCAGGAGTATGGATACTCGGGAAGCGAATGGGTTGGATTTAAAAATTTTATGACAACCTTTACCAGCTCGACGTTCCATGTCGCGCTGCTCAATACGCTAAAATATACGGTCTTTACGGTGCCGGTTACGATTTTTCTGGCCCTCGGACTCGCGACGCTGATCTATCCGCTCGGCAAATGGTCGCAGAGTTTCTTCCGCGGCGCGTTCTATCTGCCAACTGTCACCTCGATGGTCATCATCGCGATGGTCTGGCGCTGGGTCTATAACTATCGGTTTGGTCTGTTCAACTACTTTCTGGACTTCTTGGGGATTCCGCCCCAAGACTGGCTGAACCAGTCGGATACGGCGCTGTGGGCGCTGATCATCATGAGCGTGCTGATCCCGCCGGGCGTGGGGGTCATCATGTATCTGGCGGCGATGGGTTCGATCCCGGAGACGCTCTATGAGTCGGCGAAGATCGACGGCGCCAACGCGTTCCAGCGCTGGTGGCGGATCACGGTGCCGCTGCTCAAACCGACCACGCTGTACCTGATGATGCTGTCGCTGATCGGCTCGTTTCAAGTGTTCATCCAGGTCATCCTGATGACGGGCGGCGGGCCCGGCGATGCGACAGAGACGATCGTGCATCTGATCTACAAGACGGCGTTCCGCGATCTGGAGTTTGGTTTGGCATCTGCGCAGGCGGTTGTGCTGTTTATCATCACGCTGATCT
- the murQ gene encoding N-acetylmuramic acid 6-phosphate etherase, translating to MELISKLSTEQTNEQSANLDRLSALEIVTLINREDQTVALAVQQALPQIGAAVKAIAEALAKGGRLFYIGAGTSGRLGILDASECPPTFGTEATLVQGLIAGGDSALINALEGAEDDADAGAQDLRAANLTLLDVVVGIAASGRTPYVAGALTHAREIGAATIALSCNAPAEISQLADVAIEVVTGPEVLMGSTRLKAGTAQKMVLNMLSTASMVLNGKVYQNLMIDVKPTNIKLIDRATRILTMAADVDEDTAAAALKLADNRAKVALVMLKTGLGPQEAEARLQAVGGFVRRAIEG from the coding sequence ATGGAATTAATATCGAAATTAAGCACCGAACAGACCAACGAGCAGTCCGCCAATCTCGACCGGCTGAGCGCACTGGAGATCGTGACGCTGATCAATCGCGAAGACCAGACGGTAGCACTCGCGGTGCAGCAAGCCCTGCCCCAGATCGGGGCGGCGGTGAAAGCGATCGCAGAAGCGCTCGCCAAAGGCGGACGCCTCTTTTACATCGGAGCCGGCACGAGCGGCCGGCTCGGCATTCTCGATGCATCCGAATGCCCGCCGACGTTTGGCACCGAGGCAACGCTTGTGCAAGGCCTGATCGCCGGTGGTGACTCCGCGCTGATCAACGCTTTGGAAGGCGCGGAGGACGATGCGGACGCCGGTGCGCAGGACTTGCGGGCGGCGAACTTGACCCTGCTTGACGTGGTGGTCGGGATCGCAGCCAGCGGACGAACGCCGTATGTCGCCGGAGCGTTAACGCACGCCCGTGAGATCGGGGCGGCGACGATCGCCTTATCCTGCAATGCGCCGGCGGAGATCTCTCAGCTGGCCGACGTGGCGATCGAGGTGGTGACCGGCCCCGAGGTGCTGATGGGCTCGACCCGGCTCAAAGCCGGCACCGCGCAGAAGATGGTGCTGAACATGCTGAGCACGGCGAGCATGGTGCTGAACGGCAAGGTCTATCAGAATCTGATGATCGACGTCAAGCCGACCAACATCAAGCTGATCGACCGCGCGACCCGGATTTTGACGATGGCGGCCGACGTGGACGAGGACACGGCAGCCGCCGCTTTGAAACTGGCGGACAACCGGGCCAAAGTGGCGCTGGTGATGCTGAAAACAGGGCTTGGACCGCAGGAGGCGGAAGCGCGCCTGCAAGCGGTCGGCGGATTTGTCCGCCGGGCCATCGAAGGATAG